A genomic window from Silene latifolia isolate original U9 population chromosome Y, ASM4854445v1, whole genome shotgun sequence includes:
- the LOC141628452 gene encoding UDP-glycosyltransferase 73C5-like translates to MANANSPTHATIFPFMAQGHTIPLLDLAKVLSFRGVKVTIITTPSNAKQISSHFNTKFSSTISTHVIPFPVVDGLPLGYENTKDLTSDDQRLPFLRATLKLKQPFESYLRDLVDTGDRPICAICDFFLGWAVTVSSSFDITGILFYGMGVLSTKISFSVFINQEYVKTLMNGEKLENVSGLACPFPLILDDFPVFKDINNPLKKFFQENGDDGATTTCWGVLCNSFEELEGEFVSALEDSYGRSSVKAWCVGPLLLYDDQEENKTFPKDGNISKSSISSMLDEQHQNVIYVSFGTQSYISKSQMDDIALGLDSVGHPFIWIVRSSSWTPPEGRGERVKGRGLVIREWVDQRIILAPPVIGGFLSHRGWNSVLESLSMGVPILTWPIGVEQPLNAKLVVNVLKAGLAMDSTLEEARKEGVVHGCNAISSGVKKLMGEESGRLARKRAKEMGLMARNAVEKDGSSSKKLDELIKSLRI, encoded by the exons ATGGCTAATGCAAATTCTCCCACTCATGCAACCATCTTTCCTTTCATGGCTCAAGGCCACACGATCCCTTTGCTAGACTTAGCCAAGGTTCTGTCATTTCGAGGCGTAAAGGTGACCATCATCACAACACCTTCCAACGCCAAACAAATTTCTTCGCATTTCAACACAAAATTCTCATCTACCATTTCGACTCATGTTATACCGTTTCCTGTAGTAGACGGTTTACCTCTAGGTTATGAAAACACGAAAGATCTAACTTCAGACGATCAACGTCTTCCATTCTTAAGAGCGACTTTGAAACTAAAACAACCTTTTGAGAGTTATCTTAGAGATCTTGTCGACACGGGAGACCGTCCAATTTGCGCAATTTGCGACTTTTTCCTCGGATGGGCTGTAACTGTTTCCTCTTCCTTCGACATCACTGGAATACTGTTTTATGGTATGGGAGTCTTATCGACAAAGATTAGTTTTTCCGTATTCATAAATCAGGAATACGTGAAGACTTTAATGAATGGCGAAAAGCTGGAAAATGTGTCTGGATTAGCGTGTCCATTCCCATTGATTCTCGACGATTTCCCTGTTTTTAAGGATATAAATAACCCGTTGAAGAAATTCTTCCAAGAGAACGGTGATGATGGTGCGACTACCACTTGTTGGGGAGTACTATGCAATAGTTTTGAAGAACTCGAAGGCGAGTTTGTAAGCGCTCTTGAGGATTCCTATGGAAGATCCAGTGTTAAGGCCTGGTGTGTTGGGCCACTTTTATTATACGATGATCAAGAAGAGAATAAAACATTTCCGAAAGACGGAAACATCTCAAAATCTTCGATTTCTAGTATGCTAGATGAGCAACATCAGAATGTAATCTATGTCTCATTTGGGACACAATCCTACATATCGAAATCCCAAATGGACGATATTGCGCTGGGACTAGACTCGGTTGGTCACCCGTTCATCTGGATCGTTCGCTCGAGTAGTTGGAC ACCACCAGAGGGACGGGGAGAAAGGGTGAAAGGTAGAGGGTTAGTGATAAGGGAGTGGGTGGATCAAAGGATTATATTAGCCCCTCCAGTAATCGGCGGGTTTTTAAGTCATCGTGGTTGGAACTCGGTACTAGAGAGCTTGTCTATGGGCGTACCCATATTGACTTGGCCAATTGGCGTGGAACAACCGCTAAATGCCAAATTAGTGGTGAATGTCTTGAAAGCAGGGTTAGCCATGGATTCGACACTCGAGGAGGCACGAAAGGAGGGTGTGGTACATGGGTGTAATGCCATTAGTAGCGGAGTGAAGAAGTTGATGGGTGAAGAGAGTGGAAGATTAGCTCGAAAAAGAGCGAAAGAGATGGGATTAATGGCAAGAAATGCTGTAGAGAAGGATGGCTCATCTTCTAAGAAGTTAGATGAGCTGATAAAGTCATTAAGAATTTAA
- the LOC141628453 gene encoding uncharacterized protein LOC141628453, with the protein MTVAELLDNGGAWNESLLAELFLPFECKMIKRIRVSSLRPPDDWFWVGEKDGVFTVKSAYRRLAGDREALELGGVSDWGKEKWLWNRLGKSGVAPSEAFLPQSGVRRGIGNKSEHCYSSSSLHLFRDCAIVKRVWEEVGLGEEENEGACVREWVEIRWRSFGGREQALFMVCCWALWEHRNKVIFDGWEVDHWRVVRRALDVMEETEGGGFVVANREKTSRRAVRDMETRG; encoded by the exons ATGACCGTAGCCGAGCTGCTTGATAATGGTGGGGCGTGGAATGAGTCTCTGCTAGCCGAGCTGTTTTTGCCTTTTGAGTGCAAGATGATTAAGAGGATACGGGTTAGCAGCTTAAGACCGCCTGATGATTGGTTTTGGGTGGGGGAGAAAGATGGTGTGTTCACAGTTAAGTCTGCATATCGAAGATTGGCTGGGGATAGGGAGGCGTTGGAGCTTGGGGGTGTGTCGGATTGGGGGAAGGAAAAATGGCTGTGGAATAGGCTCGGAAAATCCGGTGTGGCCCCGAGTGAAGCTTTTCTTCCGCAATCTGGCGTGCGGCGAGGCATTGGCAACAAGAGCGAACATTGCTACTCGAGTTCGAG TTTACATTTATTTCGTGATTGTGCCATTGTTAAGCGGGTCTGGGAAGAAGTGGGTCTCGGTGAGGAGGAGAATGAGGGAGCTTGCGTGAGGGAATGGGTGGAAATTAGATGGAGGAGCTTTGGGGGTAGGGAACAAGCTTTGTTTATGGTGTGTTGCTGGGCCTTGTGGGAACACCGAAATAAGGTGATTTTCGATGGGTGGGAGGTGGATCATTGGCGGGTGGTTAGACGTGCCTTGGATGTTATGGAGGAAACGGAAGGAGGGGGTTTTGTGGTGGCTAATAGGGAAAAGACGAGTAGGAGGGCTGTGAGGGATATGGAGACGAGAGGATGA